The genomic DNA GGGATCGAAGCGCTCGGGATCCGGCCAGAACTCCGGGTGGCGGTGGGTGACGTAGGGCACGAGCAGGACGATGTCGCCCTTGGGGATGCGGAAGCCCCCCACCTCGTCGTCCTCGTGGGGCGTGCGCGGCAGGGCCCAGATGGGTGGGTAGAGCCGCATGGCCTCCTCGAAGACACAGCCCGTGTAGCGCAGCTTGGGCAGGTCCTCGAGCGTGGGCGTGCGCCCGCCGAGCACCTGATCCACTTCCTCGTGCATCAGCGCCTCCTGCTCGGGGTTCTGCTCCAGCAGGTGGAAGGTCCACGCGAGCGAGGTGGCCGTCGTCTCATGGCCCGCGAGCATCAGCGTCATCACCTCGTCGCGCAGCTGCAGGTCGTCGAAGGCATCGCCCGTGTCCGCGTCGCACGCCGTCATCAGCATGCCGAGCAGATCCTCGCCCGGCGGTGACTGGCCATCGCGGGCCTGGGCCCGGCGCTGGGCGATGAGTCCCTCGACGGTGTGGTGGAGCGTGTCCATGGCCCGCTGGAAGAGGCGGTTGTCCCGCGTGGGCAGCCGGTAGAACCACGGCACGTAGGGCAGGGGCGAGATGATGCGCCGGTTGGTCACCTCGAGCGCCTGGGTGAAGGCGTCTCCGATGAGCTGGGTCTGTCCGGCCACGTCCAGGCCGAAGAGCGCGCGCACCACCACGTTGAGCGTCAGCCGCATCATCTCGGTGAAGACCGGCACGGGCGTGCCCGCCGCCACCGGAGCCTCCCAGCCCGCGATCGCCTCGGTGGCGGTCTGGGTGATGACGCCCGCGAGCGTGGCCAGACGGTCCTTGTGGAAGGCGGGCTGGGACAGCCGGCGCTGGCGCTTCCAGAACTCGCCCTCGGCCGTGAGCAGGCCGTTGCCCACCAGCGGGCGCGTCTTGGCGAAGATGGAGCCCTTGGTGTAGCGGGCGCTCGCGTCGGCGAGCACGTGCTTGACGTGATCCGGGTGCGCGAGCTGCTCCACGTACTGCGGGCCCATGCGGAAGCGCACCACGTCCCCCAACTGCTCGCGGCCGCGCAGGAAGAGGCCGAGGGGATTCGTCTCGCGCTCGCGCAGGTGGCCCAGGAGCCAGTGTCCCGGGGGCATGGGGGCCAGGGGAAGGGTCGAGGTCGTCATGCGCCACCTCCCGTGGCGGGAGACAAGGGGTTGGGGGTGGAGGCCGGGACGGCGGGGCGCTCGCGGATGCCCACGCCGACGAGGACGGCCGCCACCACCAGCGCGCCGAGCATCACCTGGAAGCCCGCGCCGGCGTCGTTGTCACTCCACTTGATGACGTAGCCGATGAGGATGTTGGTGAGGAAGCCGCCAATCTGCCCGCCGGTGTTGATGAAGCCCGAGCCCGCGCCCATCAGCCGCGTGGGCACGAGGATCATCGGCAGGGCCCAGATGGCGCCCGCGGCCATGAACAGCAGGAAGCCCGCGACGCACTGGGCCACCATGTACTGCACCGGATCCTCGATGCGGGTGAAGAGGTAGAGGCACGCGCCGCCCACCACCTGGCAGCCCAGGACGAGCCACTTGCGCCGGCCGCGGAACCACCGGTCCGACACGTAGCCGGCCAGCATGCAGCCCGCGCCGCCGAACAGGAAGGGCAGCGAGCCGAGCACGCCCGTCTTGCCCAGGCTCAGGCCCTTGACCTCCATGAGGTACTTGGGCAGCCAGTTGAGCCAGCCGTACATGGTCAGGTTGTAGATGAGCGCCACGAAGAAGAGCACCCAGATGGCCGGCGAGCGCAGGAGGTCCCCGAAGCTGCCGCGATCGAGCGTCTGCTCGGAGTTGGCCGCCTCCGAGCGGGTGTCGCGCTCGAACTGCTCCAGCTCCTCGCGCGCCATGCGCGGGTGCTTCTCGGGCGAGTCGGCCACGCTCCACCACGCGGCGAACACGCACAGGGCGCCCGCGGCCCCGAGCACGAGGAAGCTCTTGCGCCAGCCGAGCTCGGGCAGCATCTGGGCCAGGAGCATCATGGAGATGGCGGGCCCGAGCGCCACGGAGGACAGGATGATGGCGTTGGCGGTGCCGCGGTCCTTCTTGGAGAAGAACTGGCCGATGACCTTCCACACCGCCGCGGGGAACACGCCCTCGCCCAGGCCGAAGAGGAAGCGCACCACGAGCAGGCTCGCGAGGCCCCCCACCACGCCCGTGGCCGCGGTGAAGAAGGACCACCACACCAGGGCCGCGAGG from Melittangium boletus DSM 14713 includes the following:
- a CDS encoding cytochrome P450, translating into MTTSTLPLAPMPPGHWLLGHLRERETNPLGLFLRGREQLGDVVRFRMGPQYVEQLAHPDHVKHVLADASARYTKGSIFAKTRPLVGNGLLTAEGEFWKRQRRLSQPAFHKDRLATLAGVITQTATEAIAGWEAPVAAGTPVPVFTEMMRLTLNVVVRALFGLDVAGQTQLIGDAFTQALEVTNRRIISPLPYVPWFYRLPTRDNRLFQRAMDTLHHTVEGLIAQRRAQARDGQSPPGEDLLGMLMTACDADTGDAFDDLQLRDEVMTLMLAGHETTATSLAWTFHLLEQNPEQEALMHEEVDQVLGGRTPTLEDLPKLRYTGCVFEEAMRLYPPIWALPRTPHEDDEVGGFRIPKGDIVLLVPYVTHRHPEFWPDPERFDPTRFLPEASRQRPRWAYLPFGGGQRQCIGNNFAMMEAQFILAMVAQRFRLRGVPGVPVEPEPLVTLRPKGPLPMHVHRRQGKSRTHLASSA
- a CDS encoding MFS transporter codes for the protein MFLKTRHTVGLTLLFCYLVAWLDRMAINMTLPYMAQDFGLGPEKLGWVLSAFFLGYSLSQVPGGMMADRVGPRRVILAALVWWSFFTAATGVVGGLASLLVVRFLFGLGEGVFPAAVWKVIGQFFSKKDRGTANAIILSSVALGPAISMMLLAQMLPELGWRKSFLVLGAAGALCVFAAWWSVADSPEKHPRMAREELEQFERDTRSEAANSEQTLDRGSFGDLLRSPAIWVLFFVALIYNLTMYGWLNWLPKYLMEVKGLSLGKTGVLGSLPFLFGGAGCMLAGYVSDRWFRGRRKWLVLGCQVVGGACLYLFTRIEDPVQYMVAQCVAGFLLFMAAGAIWALPMILVPTRLMGAGSGFINTGGQIGGFLTNILIGYVIKWSDNDAGAGFQVMLGALVVAAVLVGVGIRERPAVPASTPNPLSPATGGGA